A single region of the Pseudomonas solani genome encodes:
- the folC gene encoding bifunctional tetrahydrofolate synthase/dihydrofolate synthase, with translation MTQRTLADWLAYLEQLHPTAIDMGLERSHQVAQRLGLHRPAPRVVTVTGTNGKGSTCAFLASLLRAQGLKVGVYSSPHLLVYNERVQIDGIDASDEALCEAFVAVEAARGETSLTYFEMGTLAAFWLFERSGLDAVVLEVGLGGRLDAVNLVDADLALVTSIGIDHADWLGDTRESVAFEKAGIFRAGKPALCGDLDPPAPLAERAAALNAPFILRGRDYDLAVGEGAWHWRGLDRNGQGRQLHDLPLLDLPLENAALALQAYALLDQPWDEAVITQALQATRVTGRLDRRALNWRGKSLTLLLDVGHNPHAASYLAERLRSRPVAGRRLAVFGLLADKDLAGVLAPLKDVLLDWAVATLPSTRSRPAAELQAALLALGVTASSHGDIAAALEAQCEKAGEGDEILAFGSFYCVAEALAWLAHQV, from the coding sequence ATGACCCAACGAACCCTCGCCGACTGGCTCGCCTACCTCGAGCAACTCCACCCCACAGCCATCGACATGGGGCTGGAACGCAGTCACCAGGTCGCCCAGCGACTTGGCCTGCACAGGCCGGCGCCGCGGGTGGTCACGGTCACCGGGACCAACGGCAAGGGTTCGACCTGCGCCTTCCTCGCTTCCCTGCTGAGGGCGCAGGGCCTCAAGGTCGGCGTGTACAGCTCGCCGCACCTACTGGTCTATAACGAGCGCGTGCAGATCGATGGCATCGATGCCAGCGACGAAGCGCTCTGCGAGGCATTCGTGGCCGTGGAAGCGGCCCGTGGCGAAACCTCCCTGACCTATTTCGAAATGGGCACCCTCGCGGCCTTCTGGCTGTTCGAGCGCAGCGGCCTCGACGCCGTGGTGCTCGAAGTCGGCCTGGGTGGCCGGCTGGATGCGGTCAACCTGGTGGACGCCGACCTGGCGCTGGTCACCAGCATCGGCATCGACCATGCCGACTGGCTCGGCGATACCCGCGAAAGCGTGGCGTTCGAGAAAGCCGGCATCTTCCGTGCCGGCAAACCGGCGCTCTGTGGTGACCTCGACCCGCCTGCACCGCTCGCCGAGCGGGCTGCTGCCCTCAACGCTCCCTTCATCCTGCGTGGTCGTGACTACGACCTGGCGGTGGGGGAGGGGGCATGGCATTGGCGTGGCCTGGACCGGAATGGTCAGGGTCGCCAGCTCCATGATTTGCCGCTGCTCGACCTGCCCCTGGAAAACGCGGCACTGGCCCTGCAGGCCTATGCGCTGCTCGACCAGCCCTGGGACGAAGCCGTCATCACCCAGGCGCTGCAAGCCACCCGGGTCACCGGGCGCCTGGATCGCCGCGCGCTGAATTGGCGTGGCAAGTCACTCACGCTGCTGCTGGATGTTGGGCATAATCCCCACGCGGCCAGCTACCTGGCCGAGCGCTTGCGCAGCCGCCCGGTCGCCGGTCGGCGTCTGGCGGTGTTCGGCCTGTTGGCCGACAAGGACCTGGCCGGTGTGCTCGCGCCGCTCAAGGACGTGCTGCTGGACTGGGCCGTGGCCACACTGCCGTCCACGCGCAGCCGGCCTGCGGCCGAACTGCAGGCCGCGTTGCTCGCGCTGGGCGTTACCGCCAGCAGCCATGGCGATATTGCCGCGGCGCTGGAGGCACAGTGCGAGAAAGCCGGGGAGGGCGATGAAATCCTGGCGTTCGGATCTTTCTATTGCGTGGCCGAGGCGCTGGCCTGGCTCGCGCATCAGGTTTAA
- the asd gene encoding aspartate-semialdehyde dehydrogenase: MKRVGLIGWRGMVGSVLMQRMLEERDFDLIEPVFFTTSNVGGQGPAIGKDVAPLKDAYNIDELKSLDVILTCQGGDYTSEVFPKLREAGWQGYWIDAASSLRMQDDAVIVLDPVNRRVIDQQLDAGTKNYIGGNCTVSLMLMALGGLFEAGLVEWMSAMTYQAASGAGAQNMRELIKQMGATHAAVADDLANPASAILDIDRKVAEAMRGEAYPTENFGVPLAGSLIPWIDKELPNGQSREEWKGQAETNKILGRFKSPIPVDGICVRIGAMRCHSQALTIKLNKDVPIADIEGMISQHNPWVKLVPNQREISMRELTPTAVTGTLSVPVGRLRKLNMGTQYLGAFTVGDQLLWGAAEPLRRMLRILLER, encoded by the coding sequence ATGAAGCGTGTAGGTCTGATCGGTTGGCGTGGCATGGTGGGTTCCGTGCTCATGCAGCGAATGCTGGAAGAGCGGGATTTCGACCTGATCGAGCCGGTTTTCTTCACCACTTCCAATGTTGGCGGGCAAGGCCCGGCGATCGGCAAGGACGTTGCCCCGCTGAAGGACGCGTACAACATCGATGAGCTGAAAAGCCTCGACGTGATCCTGACCTGCCAGGGTGGCGACTACACCAGCGAAGTCTTCCCCAAGCTGCGCGAAGCCGGCTGGCAGGGCTACTGGATCGACGCCGCCTCCAGCCTGCGCATGCAGGATGACGCGGTCATCGTCCTCGACCCGGTCAACCGTCGTGTCATCGACCAGCAGCTGGATGCCGGCACCAAGAACTACATCGGCGGCAACTGCACCGTCAGCCTGATGCTGATGGCCCTGGGCGGTCTGTTCGAAGCCGGCCTGGTGGAGTGGATGAGCGCCATGACCTACCAGGCAGCCTCCGGCGCCGGTGCCCAGAACATGCGCGAGCTGATCAAGCAGATGGGCGCGACCCACGCGGCGGTCGCCGATGACCTGGCCAACCCGGCCAGCGCCATCCTCGACATCGATCGCAAGGTGGCCGAAGCCATGCGCGGCGAGGCGTACCCCACCGAGAACTTCGGCGTGCCCCTGGCGGGCAGCCTGATCCCCTGGATCGACAAGGAGCTGCCCAACGGCCAGAGCCGTGAAGAGTGGAAGGGCCAGGCCGAAACCAACAAGATCCTCGGTCGCTTCAAGAGCCCGATCCCGGTGGACGGCATCTGCGTGCGCATCGGCGCCATGCGCTGCCACAGCCAGGCGCTGACCATCAAGCTGAACAAGGATGTGCCCATCGCCGATATCGAAGGCATGATCAGCCAGCACAACCCCTGGGTGAAACTGGTGCCGAACCAACGCGAGATCAGCATGCGCGAGCTGACCCCGACCGCCGTCACCGGCACCCTCAGCGTCCCGGTCGGCCGCCTGCGCAAGCTCAACATGGGCACGCAGTACCTCGGCGCCTTCACCGTGGGCGACCAACTGCTGTGGGGCGCGGCCGAACCGTTGCGCCGCATGCTGCGCATCCTCCTGGAGCGTTGA
- a CDS encoding FimV/HubP family polar landmark protein has translation MIRVRKLVLAIAAASALTSGMAHALGLGEVTLKSALNQPLVAEIELLEVRDLASNEVVPSLASAEEFSKAGVDRQYFLTDLKFTPVLKPNGKSVIRVTSNKPVREPYLNFMVEVLWPNGRLLREYTLLLDPPTYSAETTAAVVPSMPIAAPAQAPRPAAAPRPSASPAAQAPRPSTPVASAASTAKAGAEEYKTTGSDTLWEIAQRNRSSGSVHQAMLAIQDLNPDAFVGGNINRMKSGQVLRMPTDAQIASRSQSEAIAQVAAQNAAWRDGSAVAGAAGQRQLDATKRASAGAAPAKTESKDNLRLVSAESGKSTAGSEKGAGNGNNKALAEKLAVTQESLDTTRRENDELKGRMTDLQSQLDKLQRLIQLKDDQLAKLQGDLAKKPEAAAPAAPATPTAPAASATPATPAAEQPAAVPATPAPDATQATPPAGQAPDYNYNEEPAAPDAAAQSQNQQPASEPADAVEKPAAPAEAAKPVEPAPAAVAPVQPEPEAEQPGFVDDLMGNPMLLGIAGGGALLLLLVALMILSRRNAMKEAELQNSLAAQDDDTGFDNDLDIQDNAFAGLENEPAAVAAAPAQAEERVTAQTGDAISEADIYIAYGRFNQAAELLQNAINDEPHRADLRLKLMEVYAELGDRDGFARQESELREIGGAYAEVDQLKAKYPAMALAAAAGLGFAAGSASDDLDSFSLDDLTLDEPAAPAAQAPAAQDDMDDAFDLSLDELEADLDRDLQAASGNDALAGLDEIDLDADLNLDAPSAPAARSDDELGFDLELDDKPLSEQSLDLGDDLADFSLELEGDSKPSIAGEDDFLLSLDDDLNLGGSQPAAEPVAKEEPASAFELPSDFDLSMPEDEPAAEEAPLSDSFAAKLDEVTAELDQLAESLDQPPADSAPASTAAPAVDLDGDDDFDFLSGTDETATKLDLARAYIDMGDTEGARDILDEVMSEGSENQQQEARELIARIS, from the coding sequence ATGATTCGGGTTCGCAAACTGGTGCTGGCAATTGCGGCTGCTTCGGCGCTGACCTCCGGCATGGCTCACGCTTTGGGGCTCGGGGAAGTGACCCTGAAGTCCGCCTTGAACCAGCCGCTGGTCGCTGAAATCGAGCTGCTCGAGGTCCGTGATCTGGCCTCCAACGAAGTCGTTCCGAGCCTGGCTTCGGCCGAAGAGTTCAGCAAGGCCGGCGTCGATCGCCAGTACTTCCTGACCGACCTCAAGTTCACGCCGGTGCTCAAGCCCAATGGCAAGAGCGTGATCCGCGTGACCTCCAACAAGCCGGTGCGCGAGCCCTACCTGAACTTCATGGTGGAAGTGCTGTGGCCCAACGGTCGCCTGCTGCGCGAATACACCCTGCTGCTGGACCCGCCGACCTACTCCGCTGAAACCACCGCTGCCGTCGTGCCGAGCATGCCCATCGCCGCTCCGGCCCAGGCTCCGCGCCCGGCTGCTGCACCGCGTCCGAGTGCCAGCCCGGCTGCCCAGGCACCGCGTCCGTCCACGCCTGTCGCCTCGGCCGCTTCCACCGCCAAGGCGGGCGCCGAAGAATACAAGACCACCGGCAGCGACACCCTGTGGGAAATTGCCCAGCGCAACCGCTCCAGCGGTTCCGTGCACCAGGCCATGCTGGCCATCCAGGACCTGAACCCGGATGCCTTCGTCGGCGGCAACATCAACCGCATGAAGAGCGGCCAGGTGCTGCGCATGCCCACCGATGCGCAGATCGCCAGCCGTTCCCAGTCCGAAGCCATTGCCCAGGTCGCAGCGCAGAACGCTGCCTGGCGTGACGGCAGCGCCGTAGCCGGTGCCGCCGGCCAGCGCCAGCTCGACGCCACCAAGCGCGCCAGCGCCGGTGCCGCTCCGGCCAAGACCGAAAGCAAGGACAACCTGCGCCTGGTATCCGCCGAGAGTGGCAAGTCCACAGCCGGCAGCGAGAAGGGTGCTGGCAACGGCAACAACAAGGCGCTGGCCGAGAAACTGGCGGTGACCCAGGAAAGCCTGGACACTACCCGTCGTGAGAACGACGAGCTCAAGGGCCGGATGACTGACCTGCAGAGCCAGCTGGATAAACTGCAACGCCTGATCCAGCTGAAGGATGATCAGCTGGCCAAGCTGCAGGGCGACCTGGCGAAGAAACCCGAGGCCGCCGCTCCGGCAGCACCGGCCACGCCGACAGCGCCAGCCGCTTCCGCCACCCCGGCCACTCCGGCTGCCGAACAACCTGCAGCGGTGCCGGCTACTCCGGCACCCGACGCAACCCAGGCCACTCCCCCGGCCGGGCAGGCACCGGACTACAACTACAACGAGGAGCCGGCTGCACCTGATGCAGCCGCCCAGTCCCAGAACCAGCAGCCGGCCAGTGAGCCGGCTGATGCCGTTGAAAAACCTGCTGCTCCGGCAGAGGCCGCCAAGCCGGTCGAGCCCGCTCCGGCGGCTGTGGCGCCCGTGCAGCCGGAACCTGAAGCCGAACAGCCTGGCTTCGTCGACGACCTGATGGGCAACCCGATGCTGCTGGGCATCGCCGGTGGCGGCGCGCTGCTGCTTCTGCTGGTCGCACTGATGATCCTCTCCCGTCGCAACGCCATGAAGGAAGCCGAGCTGCAGAACAGCCTGGCCGCCCAGGACGACGACACCGGCTTCGACAACGACCTGGACATCCAGGACAACGCCTTCGCCGGCCTCGAGAACGAGCCTGCTGCGGTCGCTGCTGCTCCGGCCCAGGCCGAGGAGCGTGTCACCGCCCAGACTGGCGATGCCATCAGCGAAGCCGACATCTACATCGCCTACGGCCGCTTCAACCAGGCTGCCGAGCTGCTGCAGAACGCGATCAACGACGAGCCGCATCGTGCCGACCTGCGCCTGAAGCTGATGGAGGTCTACGCCGAACTGGGTGACCGCGACGGCTTCGCCCGCCAGGAAAGCGAGCTGCGTGAAATCGGTGGTGCCTATGCCGAAGTCGACCAGCTCAAGGCCAAGTACCCGGCCATGGCGCTGGCCGCCGCTGCCGGCCTCGGCTTCGCCGCCGGTTCCGCCAGCGACGACCTCGACAGCTTCAGCCTCGACGACCTGACCCTGGACGAGCCTGCTGCTCCGGCTGCCCAGGCGCCTGCCGCCCAGGACGACATGGACGATGCCTTCGACCTGAGCCTGGATGAACTGGAAGCCGACCTCGACCGCGACCTGCAAGCTGCCTCCGGCAACGATGCCCTGGCCGGCCTGGACGAGATCGACCTGGATGCCGACCTCAACCTCGACGCTCCGAGCGCCCCGGCTGCCCGCAGCGACGACGAACTCGGCTTCGACCTGGAGCTGGACGACAAGCCGCTGAGCGAGCAATCGCTGGATCTGGGCGACGACCTGGCCGACTTCAGCCTGGAGCTGGAAGGCGACAGCAAGCCGTCCATCGCCGGGGAAGATGATTTCCTTCTCAGCCTGGATGACGACCTGAACCTGGGCGGCTCCCAGCCTGCTGCCGAGCCGGTCGCCAAGGAAGAGCCCGCGTCGGCCTTCGAACTGCCGTCCGATTTCGACCTGTCGATGCCGGAAGACGAGCCCGCCGCCGAAGAGGCGCCGCTCTCCGACAGCTTCGCCGCCAAGCTCGATGAAGTGACCGCCGAGCTCGACCAGCTCGCCGAGAGCCTCGACCAGCCGCCGGCCGACAGCGCACCTGCCAGCACCGCCGCTCCGGCAGTGGATCTGGATGGCGACGATGATTTCGACTTCCTATCCGGCACTGACGAAACCGCCACCAAGCTCGATCTGGCCCGTGCCTACATCGACATGGGTGACACCGAAGGCGCCCGCGACATCCTCGACGAAGTGATGTCCGAGGGCAGTGAAAACCAGCAACAGGAAGCGCGCGAGCTCATCGCCCGTATCAGCTGA
- the truA gene encoding tRNA pseudouridine(38-40) synthase TruA: MTQAVPTTAADSAAVGIYRIALGIEYKGSRYRGFQRQRAGVPSVQETLETALSKVAGGAPVTLSCAGRTDALVHASGQVVHFDTPVQRSMHAWTMGANMNLPNDISVAWAQEMPRHFDARFSAMARRYRYVIYNDQIRPAHMAEEVTWNHRPLDIQRMREAAAHLVGTHDFSAFRARQCQAKSPIKTVHHLHLSEHGRFIVLDIRANAFLHHMVRNFAGVLMTIGAGERPPEWAREVLESRVRRTGGVTAHPYGLYLVQVEYPEEFQLPHRYIGPHFLSWLPENPG, translated from the coding sequence ATGACCCAAGCAGTACCCACAACGGCAGCCGACTCGGCTGCCGTTGGCATTTACAGAATCGCCCTCGGCATCGAGTACAAGGGCTCCCGCTACCGTGGCTTCCAGCGTCAACGCGCCGGGGTGCCCTCCGTCCAGGAAACCCTGGAAACGGCCTTGTCCAAGGTGGCCGGCGGTGCTCCCGTCACCCTCAGCTGTGCCGGGCGTACCGACGCCCTGGTGCATGCCAGTGGCCAGGTGGTGCATTTCGACACGCCGGTGCAGCGCTCCATGCATGCCTGGACCATGGGCGCCAACATGAACCTGCCGAACGACATCAGCGTGGCCTGGGCCCAGGAAATGCCCCGGCATTTCGACGCGCGCTTCAGTGCCATGGCGCGGCGTTATCGCTATGTCATCTACAACGACCAGATCCGCCCCGCGCATATGGCCGAGGAAGTCACCTGGAACCATCGCCCGCTGGATATCCAGCGCATGCGCGAGGCCGCCGCCCACCTGGTCGGCACCCATGACTTCAGCGCCTTCCGTGCCCGCCAGTGCCAGGCCAAGTCGCCGATCAAGACGGTGCACCACCTGCACCTCAGCGAGCACGGGCGCTTCATCGTGCTGGATATCCGCGCCAACGCCTTCCTTCACCATATGGTGCGCAACTTCGCCGGCGTGCTGATGACCATCGGTGCCGGCGAGCGTCCGCCGGAATGGGCCCGTGAAGTGCTGGAAAGCCGCGTGCGGCGTACCGGTGGCGTCACCGCCCATCCCTACGGGCTGTACCTGGTGCAGGTGGAGTACCCCGAGGAATTCCAGCTGCCGCACCGTTACATCGGGCCGCATTTTCTCTCCTGGTTACCGGAAAACCCGGGCTGA
- a CDS encoding aspartate-semialdehyde dehydrogenase, with protein MSQSFDIAVVGATGTVGETLVELLAEREFPVGTLHLLASIEAAGASVQFRGKNLRVRDVAEFDFSQVRLAFFAAGEAVSRSFAVRASQAGCAVIDLSGALDDAQPLVPEANAGLLGELAPPYRLCSPSASAVALACALAPLVSLGIERVTVTACLAVSSRGREGVTELARQTVELLNARPLEPRFFDRQVAFNILAQPDAVDEAGHAQLEKRLARELKALLAAPALDVAATCVLAPVFFGDSLSVSLQVREDVDLAVVLEKLEAAEGIELVEQGDYPTAVGDAVGQDVIYVGRVRKGLEDPRQVNLWIASDNVRKGAALNAVQSGELLIKHYL; from the coding sequence ATGAGCCAGTCCTTCGATATCGCCGTTGTCGGCGCCACCGGTACCGTTGGCGAAACCCTCGTCGAACTCCTTGCCGAGCGTGAATTCCCCGTCGGAACCCTGCATCTGCTGGCCAGCATCGAGGCTGCCGGCGCCTCCGTGCAGTTCCGCGGCAAGAACCTGCGCGTACGCGATGTCGCCGAATTCGATTTCTCCCAGGTGCGCCTGGCCTTCTTCGCCGCCGGCGAGGCGGTGAGCCGCAGCTTCGCCGTGCGCGCCAGCCAGGCGGGCTGCGCGGTGATCGATCTTTCCGGTGCGCTGGACGACGCCCAGCCGCTGGTGCCGGAAGCCAATGCCGGCCTGCTCGGCGAACTGGCCCCTCCTTATAGGCTGTGCAGCCCGAGCGCTTCTGCCGTCGCCCTGGCCTGTGCCCTGGCGCCGCTGGTTTCCCTGGGCATCGAGCGCGTGACGGTCACCGCCTGCCTGGCCGTTTCCAGTCGTGGCCGCGAGGGGGTCACCGAGCTGGCCCGGCAAACCGTCGAGCTGCTCAACGCCCGTCCGCTGGAGCCGCGCTTCTTTGATCGCCAGGTTGCCTTCAACATCCTCGCCCAGCCCGATGCGGTGGATGAGGCGGGCCACGCCCAGCTGGAGAAGAGACTGGCACGCGAATTGAAAGCACTGCTGGCTGCCCCGGCCCTGGATGTGGCCGCCACCTGCGTGTTGGCACCGGTGTTCTTCGGCGACAGCCTGAGCGTCTCGCTGCAGGTGCGCGAGGACGTCGACCTGGCCGTCGTGCTGGAAAAACTGGAGGCGGCGGAGGGCATCGAACTGGTGGAGCAGGGCGACTATCCGACGGCGGTAGGTGACGCTGTGGGGCAGGATGTGATCTACGTCGGCCGCGTGCGAAAAGGGCTGGAAGACCCGCGCCAAGTCAATTTGTGGATTGCGTCTGATAATGTGCGAAAAGGCGCTGCACTCAACGCCGTACAGTCCGGCGAGTTATTGATAAAACACTATCTGTAA
- a CDS encoding class I SAM-dependent methyltransferase — MSDKAHAQVVQRQFGEQASAYLSSAVHAQGTEFALLQAAVEGRGDARVLDLGCGAGHVSFHVAPLVGEVVAYDLSEQMLEVVAAAAAERGLGNLRTERGAAERLPFADASFDFVFSRYSAHHWSDLGLALREVRRVLKPGCTAVFIDVASPGSPLLDTHLQAVEVLRDTSHVRDYSVAEWLRQVSEAGLFVDRHARQRLRLEFASWITRMRTPDVFRDAILALQKAVGEEVREYFEITEDGSFSTDVLVLWATK, encoded by the coding sequence ATGAGCGACAAGGCCCATGCCCAGGTGGTGCAGCGCCAGTTCGGCGAACAGGCCAGTGCCTACCTGAGCAGTGCCGTGCACGCCCAGGGCACCGAGTTCGCGCTGCTGCAGGCGGCGGTCGAGGGCCGGGGCGACGCCCGGGTGCTCGACCTCGGCTGTGGCGCCGGGCATGTCAGCTTCCATGTCGCGCCACTGGTCGGCGAAGTGGTGGCTTACGACCTTTCCGAGCAGATGCTGGAGGTGGTCGCAGCGGCCGCTGCCGAGCGTGGGCTGGGCAACCTGCGCACCGAGCGCGGGGCGGCCGAGCGCCTGCCCTTCGCCGATGCCAGCTTCGATTTCGTCTTCAGCCGCTATTCCGCGCACCACTGGAGCGACCTGGGCCTGGCCCTGCGCGAGGTGCGTCGGGTGCTGAAGCCGGGCTGCACCGCTGTCTTCATCGACGTGGCGTCGCCGGGCAGCCCGCTGCTCGACACCCACCTGCAGGCCGTGGAAGTGCTGCGCGACACCAGCCATGTGCGCGACTATTCCGTCGCCGAGTGGCTGCGCCAGGTGAGCGAGGCCGGTCTGTTCGTCGATCGCCATGCGCGTCAGCGGCTGCGCCTGGAGTTCGCCTCCTGGATCACCCGCATGCGCACGCCGGATGTATTCCGCGACGCCATCCTGGCCCTGCAGAAGGCGGTGGGCGAGGAAGTGCGCGAGTATTTCGAAATCACTGAAGACGGCTCCTTCAGTACCGACGTGCTGGTGCTGTGGGCCACTAAATAA
- the leuB gene encoding 3-isopropylmalate dehydrogenase, with protein MSKQILVLPGDGIGPEIMAEAVKVLELANDKFQLGFELTHDVIGGAAIDKHGVPLADETLERARQADAVLLGAVGGPKWDKIERDIRPERGLLKIRSQLGLFANLRPAILYPQLADASSLKPEVVAGLDILIVRELTGGIYFGQPREQRVLENGERQAYDTLPYAESEIRRIVRVGFDMARVRGKKLCSVDKANVLASSQLWREVAEEVAKDYPDVELSHMYVDNAAMQLVRAPKQFDVMVTDNMFGDILSDEASMLTGSIGMLPSASLDANNKGMYEPCHGSAPDIAGQGIANPLATILSVSMMLRYSFNQSAAADAIEKAVSLVLDQGLRTGDIFSAGTTKVGTQAMGDAVVEALRNL; from the coding sequence ATGAGCAAACAGATTCTGGTTCTCCCTGGCGACGGTATCGGCCCGGAAATCATGGCCGAGGCGGTCAAGGTGCTGGAGCTGGCCAATGACAAGTTCCAGCTCGGCTTCGAGCTGACCCACGACGTGATCGGCGGCGCTGCCATCGACAAGCACGGCGTGCCCCTGGCCGACGAGACCCTGGAGCGTGCGCGCCAGGCCGACGCCGTGCTGCTGGGCGCCGTGGGCGGCCCGAAGTGGGACAAGATCGAGCGTGACATCCGCCCGGAACGCGGCCTGCTGAAGATCCGCTCGCAGCTGGGCCTGTTCGCCAACCTGCGCCCGGCCATCCTTTATCCGCAACTGGCCGATGCCTCTAGCCTCAAGCCGGAAGTGGTCGCGGGCCTGGACATCCTCATCGTCCGTGAGCTGACCGGCGGCATCTACTTCGGCCAGCCCCGCGAGCAGCGCGTGCTGGAAAACGGCGAGCGCCAGGCCTATGACACCCTGCCCTATGCCGAAAGCGAAATCCGCCGCATCGTCCGCGTCGGCTTCGACATGGCCCGCGTGCGCGGCAAGAAACTCTGCTCGGTGGACAAGGCCAACGTGCTTGCCTCCAGCCAGCTGTGGCGCGAGGTGGCCGAGGAAGTGGCCAAGGACTACCCGGATGTCGAGCTGTCGCACATGTACGTCGACAACGCCGCCATGCAGCTGGTGCGCGCACCCAAGCAGTTCGACGTGATGGTCACCGACAACATGTTCGGCGACATCCTGTCGGATGAGGCTTCCATGCTCACCGGCTCCATCGGCATGCTGCCTTCCGCTTCCCTGGATGCGAACAACAAGGGCATGTACGAGCCGTGCCACGGCTCCGCGCCGGACATCGCCGGCCAAGGCATCGCCAACCCCCTGGCGACCATCCTCTCGGTCTCGATGATGCTGCGCTACAGCTTCAACCAGAGCGCCGCCGCGGATGCCATCGAGAAGGCCGTGAGCCTCGTCCTCGACCAGGGCCTGCGCACCGGCGACATCTTCTCCGCCGGTACCACCAAGGTCGGTACCCAAGCCATGGGCGATGCAGTGGTCGAGGCCCTGCGTAATCTGTAA
- a CDS encoding phosphoribosylanthranilate isomerase, which produces MPAVRIKICGITRVEDALAAAAAGADAIGMVFYAASPRAVNVEQARAIVAALPPFVTSVGLFVDMPAAELAAILEAVPLDLLQFHGDETPAACEGHGRPYIKALRVKPGDDVAARVSEYPGASGVLLDTYVPGIPGGTGEAFDWNLVPVGLGKPVILAGGLTPENVASAVAQVRPYAVDVSGGVEASKGIKDHDKVRAFIDAARAAC; this is translated from the coding sequence TTGCCAGCCGTTCGCATCAAAATCTGTGGCATCACCCGCGTCGAGGACGCCCTCGCCGCGGCAGCGGCCGGTGCCGACGCCATCGGCATGGTGTTCTATGCCGCCAGCCCGCGAGCGGTGAATGTCGAGCAGGCCCGGGCGATAGTCGCGGCGCTGCCTCCCTTCGTGACCAGCGTGGGCCTGTTCGTCGATATGCCCGCCGCTGAACTGGCGGCGATTCTCGAAGCGGTGCCCCTCGACCTGCTGCAGTTCCACGGCGACGAGACCCCGGCAGCCTGCGAAGGCCATGGTCGTCCCTATATCAAGGCCTTGCGGGTCAAGCCCGGCGACGATGTGGCGGCCCGCGTAAGCGAGTACCCCGGCGCCTCGGGCGTGCTGTTGGATACCTACGTGCCCGGCATCCCCGGTGGTACCGGCGAAGCCTTCGACTGGAACCTGGTGCCGGTCGGCCTGGGCAAGCCGGTGATCCTCGCCGGCGGCCTCACCCCGGAAAACGTCGCCAGCGCGGTGGCGCAGGTCAGGCCCTACGCGGTCGACGTCAGCGGCGGAGTGGAGGCGAGCAAGGGCATCAAGGATCACGACAAGGTGCGAGCCTTCATCGATGCGGCAAGGGCGGCATGCTGA
- the accD gene encoding acetyl-CoA carboxylase, carboxyltransferase subunit beta encodes MSNWLVDKLIPSIMRSEVKKSSVPEGLWHKCPSCEAVLYKPELEKTLDVCPKCNHHMRIDARARLDIFLDADGREELGAELEPVDRLKFRDSKKYKDRITAAQKDTGEKDALIAMSGSLEGMPIVACAFEFSFMGGSMGAVVGERFVRAANVALEKRCPLVCFSASGGARMQEALISLMQMAKTSAVLARLREEGLPFISVLTDPVYGGVSASLAMLGDVIVAEPKALIGFAGPRVIEQTVREKLPEGFQRSEFLLEHGAIDMIIPRDELRARLSRLLAQFMHLPSPATA; translated from the coding sequence ATGAGCAACTGGCTGGTAGACAAGCTGATCCCTTCGATCATGCGTTCCGAGGTGAAGAAGAGCTCGGTTCCTGAAGGCCTCTGGCACAAGTGCCCGTCCTGCGAGGCCGTGCTGTACAAGCCCGAACTGGAGAAGACCCTCGACGTCTGTCCCAAGTGCAACCACCACATGCGCATCGACGCGCGTGCTCGCCTGGACATCTTCCTCGACGCCGACGGCCGCGAGGAGCTGGGTGCCGAGCTGGAGCCGGTGGACCGCCTGAAGTTCCGTGACAGCAAGAAGTACAAGGACCGCATCACCGCGGCCCAGAAGGACACCGGCGAGAAGGATGCGCTGATCGCCATGAGCGGCAGCCTGGAAGGCATGCCTATCGTCGCCTGCGCCTTCGAGTTCTCCTTCATGGGCGGCTCCATGGGCGCTGTGGTCGGCGAGCGTTTCGTACGCGCTGCCAACGTGGCGCTGGAGAAGCGTTGCCCGCTGGTGTGCTTCTCCGCTTCGGGTGGTGCGCGCATGCAGGAAGCGCTGATCTCGCTGATGCAGATGGCCAAGACCTCCGCCGTGCTGGCGCGCCTGCGCGAAGAGGGCCTGCCCTTCATCTCCGTGCTCACCGACCCGGTCTACGGTGGCGTATCCGCCAGCCTGGCCATGCTCGGTGATGTAATCGTCGCCGAACCCAAGGCGCTGATCGGCTTTGCCGGCCCCCGCGTGATCGAACAGACCGTTCGCGAGAAGCTGCCTGAAGGCTTCCAGCGCAGCGAGTTCCTGCTGGAGCACGGCGCCATCGACATGATCATTCCCCGCGATGAACTGCGTGCCCGCCTGTCGCGGCTGCTCGCGCAGTTCATGCATCTACCCTCACCGGCCACTGCATGA